One window of the Misgurnus anguillicaudatus chromosome 8, ASM2758022v2, whole genome shotgun sequence genome contains the following:
- the LOC129455020 gene encoding uncharacterized protein: MSHYNTRKKRNLESVEGECEAPAKTMKPIKQEILMWQNRVDVLQEKVNELEALNTELRQQVVELSAQKVDPIPGTSVAHEETGAVDLSSDANTSTDVESSVTEESCDESFSSSSSETHQRRKTKKSKKKAESRKHKKNKKKGKKDKHDKIKRANNVRDVIRRYKRLLKLTKRGATMTKAFRKEGVSRNAVAQLAPIAELYFADRAQFTSITFTPGKLAEFAQKCKEHIIGDVLRKVLSMKAKGSLLPFCLNK, from the exons ATGTCACATTACAACACCCGCAAAAAACGCAACTTGGAAAGTGTAGAGGGTGAATGTGAAG CTCCAGCGAAAACAATGAAGCCAATAAAGCAAGAGATATTGATGTGGCAGAACAGAGTAGACGTATTACAAGAAAAGGTGAATGAGTTGGAAGCCTTGAACACCGAGCTTCGGCAACAAGTAGTGGAGCTTTCAGCACAGAAAG TTGATCCAATTCCTGGTACATCAGTGGCACATGAAGAAACTGGTGCTGTTGACCTATCTAGTGATGCGAACACATCAACTGATGTTGAGTCATCAGTCACAGAAGAATCATGTGATGAATccttttcaagttcaagttcagaGACTCATCAGagaagaaaaacaaagaaaagcaAGAAGAAAGCAGAGAGCAGGAAACACaagaagaacaagaagaagggGAAAAAAGATAAACATGACAAGATAAAACGAG CCAACAATGTTCGTGATGTCATAAGGCGTTATAAAAGGCTTTTGAAGCTGACAAAACGTGGAGCAACCATGACAAAAGCATTCCGAAAAGAAGGTGTGTCTCGGAATGCAGTTGCCCAGCTCGCTCCCATCGCAGAACTGTATTTTGCTGACAGAGCACAATTTACCAGCATCACCTTCACTCCAGGAAAACTAGCGGAGTTTGCACAAAAGTGCAAAGAACACATTATAGGAGATGTTCTAAGAAAGGTCCTATCAATGAAAGCGAAAGGTTCACTTTTGCCTTTTTGTCTAAATAAGTGA